The following coding sequences are from one Microbacterium sp. SSM24 window:
- a CDS encoding alpha/beta fold hydrolase, whose protein sequence is MAEPTPPAQAPKPRKLPRRPASTLAEKWTRIDDVDVFYRESPVRPDDPRVMMHVHGFGLSGRYLLPTAERLADEFHTYVPDLPGFGRSGKRRDMLDIPDLAEAARDFMDDRGVEKATLVGNSMGCPVIIEFAHTYPERIDRAVLVSPAGGLFNQPLRRAITQLSKDAPREPTRMARVAVPDYVRFGVPSTVRMFKALTQYPSLQRLLEMKIPTLVVLGERDPLLPHAHRVDEIASQTDSHVLVVLLEGAAHAINFSHPGQLAHVIRAFMDDEAIVNDPSWPGYVRLYEVHRGKHHPPPKASAD, encoded by the coding sequence ATGGCCGAGCCGACACCGCCGGCACAAGCGCCGAAGCCGCGGAAGCTGCCGCGCCGCCCAGCATCCACCCTCGCCGAGAAGTGGACGCGCATCGACGACGTCGACGTCTTCTACCGGGAGTCGCCGGTGCGGCCCGACGACCCGCGCGTGATGATGCACGTGCACGGCTTCGGACTGTCCGGTCGCTACCTGCTGCCGACGGCGGAGCGGCTCGCCGACGAGTTCCACACGTATGTGCCCGACCTCCCGGGCTTCGGCCGCAGCGGAAAGCGGCGGGACATGCTCGACATCCCCGACCTCGCCGAAGCGGCCCGCGACTTCATGGACGACCGCGGCGTCGAGAAGGCCACGCTGGTCGGCAACTCGATGGGATGCCCCGTCATCATCGAGTTCGCCCACACCTACCCGGAGCGGATCGACCGCGCCGTCCTCGTCTCCCCCGCGGGCGGGCTCTTCAACCAGCCGCTGCGCCGCGCGATCACACAGCTCTCGAAGGATGCCCCGCGCGAGCCCACCCGCATGGCGCGCGTCGCCGTGCCCGACTACGTGCGCTTCGGCGTACCCAGCACGGTGCGCATGTTCAAGGCGCTGACGCAGTATCCGTCGCTGCAGCGGCTGCTCGAGATGAAGATCCCCACTCTCGTGGTGCTCGGCGAACGCGACCCGCTGCTCCCCCACGCGCACCGTGTCGATGAGATCGCGAGTCAGACCGACAGTCACGTCCTCGTCGTCCTCCTCGAGGGCGCGGCGCACGCGATCAACTTCAGTCACCCCGGCCAGCTCGCGCACGTCATCCGTGCCTTCATGGACGATGAGGCCATCGTGAACGACCCGTCATGGCCGGGCTACGTGCGGCTCTACGAGGTGCACCGCGGCAAGCACCACCCGCCGCCCAAGGCGAGCGC
- a CDS encoding APC family permease: MSIVREIFRRKPVLPPAPTPGGLTRGIGTFQLAMLGVGATIGTGVFFVMHEAVPLAGPAVIVAFVVAAIAAGLSAVCYAEMASAVPVSGSTYSYAYATLGEVVAIGVAACLVLEYGVSTAAVASGWSGYLGRLVGDLFGWTIPTALTVGPLEGGLINLPSVVLVGLCALLLIRGTRESATVNTVMVIIKIGVLLMFGAIAISAFNADNFADFAPHGAAGVTAAAGTIFFTFIGLDAVSTAGDEVRDPQRSLPRAILIALAVVVAVYLFVAFAAVGAQPWQDFEDPDQQSAGLAVILGDVLGAQWPATVLAAGAVISIFSVTLVTLFGQSRILHAIGRDGLLPRPFARVAPHTHTPVFSTVVAAVVVALLAGFIPLSNLWDLVSMGTLVAFIVVSLAVMVLRRTRPDLPRAFRVPGYPVTPILSILACGYLISGLGWETYAWFAAWVLVVLAFYLLWGRRHSLLASAREGTDAASPTP; encoded by the coding sequence ATGAGCATCGTGCGGGAGATCTTCCGTCGCAAGCCGGTCCTTCCGCCGGCACCGACGCCGGGCGGTCTGACTCGCGGTATCGGCACCTTCCAGCTCGCGATGCTGGGCGTCGGTGCGACGATCGGCACGGGCGTCTTCTTCGTCATGCATGAGGCCGTGCCGCTCGCCGGGCCCGCGGTCATCGTCGCGTTCGTGGTCGCCGCCATCGCGGCCGGCCTGTCGGCGGTCTGCTACGCCGAGATGGCCTCGGCCGTGCCGGTGTCCGGATCGACCTACTCCTACGCCTACGCCACGCTCGGCGAGGTCGTCGCGATCGGCGTCGCCGCGTGCCTGGTGCTCGAGTACGGCGTGTCGACCGCGGCCGTCGCCTCGGGCTGGAGCGGCTACCTCGGTCGTCTCGTCGGAGATCTCTTCGGCTGGACCATCCCGACCGCGCTGACCGTGGGTCCGCTCGAGGGCGGGCTCATCAATCTGCCCTCGGTCGTGCTGGTCGGCCTGTGCGCGCTGCTGCTGATCCGAGGGACGCGGGAGTCGGCGACCGTCAACACCGTCATGGTGATCATCAAGATCGGCGTGCTGCTGATGTTCGGCGCGATCGCCATCAGCGCGTTCAACGCCGACAACTTCGCCGATTTCGCGCCGCACGGTGCTGCCGGCGTGACCGCCGCCGCCGGAACCATCTTCTTCACCTTCATCGGGCTCGACGCCGTGTCCACGGCCGGGGACGAGGTGCGTGATCCGCAGCGGTCGCTGCCGCGGGCCATCCTGATCGCGCTGGCGGTCGTCGTGGCGGTGTACCTCTTCGTCGCTTTCGCCGCGGTCGGCGCGCAGCCGTGGCAGGACTTCGAGGACCCCGACCAGCAGAGCGCCGGTCTCGCCGTGATCCTCGGCGACGTGCTCGGCGCACAGTGGCCGGCGACCGTGCTCGCGGCCGGAGCGGTGATCTCGATCTTCTCGGTCACGCTCGTGACACTGTTCGGGCAGAGCCGCATCCTTCACGCCATCGGACGGGACGGCCTGCTGCCGCGGCCGTTCGCCCGCGTGGCACCGCACACGCACACGCCGGTGTTCTCGACGGTCGTCGCGGCGGTGGTGGTCGCTCTCCTGGCCGGATTCATTCCGCTGTCGAACCTGTGGGACCTGGTGTCGATGGGCACCCTCGTCGCCTTCATCGTCGTGTCGCTGGCCGTGATGGTGCTGCGGCGCACACGACCCGACCTGCCCCGCGCATTCCGCGTTCCCGGGTATCCCGTCACGCCGATCCTGTCGATCCTGGCGTGCGGCTACCTGATCTCGGGTCTCGGCTGGGAGACGTACGCATGGTTCGCCGCGTGGGTCCTCGTCGTGCTCGCGTTCTACCTGCTGTGGGGCCGCCGTCACAGCCTGCTCGCGAGCGCTCGGGAGGGGACGGATGCCGCATCCCCGACTCCGTAG
- a CDS encoding SDR family oxidoreductase produces the protein MARILIFGGHGKVALLLEPMLVAQGHTVTAVIRNPDHEADVAATGAQPLVADIESLDVGQLTNVIGGNDVVIWSAGAGGGDPARTYAVDRDAAIRSMTAASAASVTRYVMVSWIGSREDHGVDAESSFFAYADAKWAADAHLAASDLDWTILAPGTLTLDAPTGRIALDPEGRGEVSRADVAAVIAATVSDDTTIGRTLRFGAGDEHIGHAVAG, from the coding sequence ATGGCCCGCATCCTGATCTTCGGCGGACACGGAAAGGTCGCCCTGCTGCTCGAGCCGATGCTCGTGGCCCAGGGGCACACCGTGACAGCGGTCATCCGCAACCCCGACCACGAGGCCGACGTCGCGGCGACCGGCGCGCAGCCGCTGGTGGCCGACATCGAGTCGTTGGACGTCGGCCAGCTGACCAACGTGATCGGCGGCAACGACGTCGTCATCTGGTCGGCCGGCGCAGGCGGCGGTGATCCCGCCCGCACATACGCCGTCGATCGCGACGCGGCGATCCGATCGATGACCGCAGCGTCGGCGGCCTCGGTCACGCGGTACGTCATGGTGTCGTGGATCGGTTCCCGCGAAGACCACGGCGTCGACGCGGAGTCTTCGTTCTTCGCCTATGCCGATGCGAAGTGGGCGGCCGACGCGCACCTCGCGGCGAGCGATCTGGACTGGACGATCCTCGCGCCGGGCACGCTCACCCTCGACGCTCCCACGGGCCGCATCGCCCTCGACCCCGAAGGTCGCGGCGAGGTGTCGCGCGCGGATGTGGCCGCCGTGATCGCGGCGACCGTCTCCGACGACACGACGATCGGCCGCACTCTGCGGTTCGGTGCGGGGGACGAGCACATCGGCCACGCCGTGGCGGGCTGA
- a CDS encoding DUF1653 domain-containing protein — MTIAPGTYRHFKGGLYTVIGVARHSETEEELVVYRPLSGEQGLWVRPVGMWNEAVDRDGVAGPRFTLID; from the coding sequence ATGACGATCGCGCCCGGCACGTACCGCCATTTCAAGGGAGGCCTCTACACGGTCATCGGCGTCGCACGCCACTCCGAGACCGAGGAGGAGCTCGTCGTCTACCGGCCGCTCTCGGGCGAGCAGGGGCTGTGGGTGCGGCCCGTCGGTATGTGGAACGAGGCGGTCGATCGCGACGGCGTCGCGGGTCCTCGCTTCACCCTGATCGACTGA
- a CDS encoding zinc-dependent alcohol dehydrogenase family protein yields MLATVIHAPRDIRVEEVPDPSLSTGADAIVRVVAACVCGSDLWPYRGVTPTDEPHRIGHEFVGVVEEVGPEVRAVKPGDFVIAPFYVCDGTCANCRNGVSTSCLAGGWWGSDDRFGGFADGGQGERVRVPLADGTLAVVPGPVADEEIPGLLTLSDVMGTGHHAAVSAGVGAGDTVAVVGDGAVGLCAIIAAKRLGATTIIAMSRHPQRQALAREFGATDIVEERGDAGVARIRELTGGIGADRVLECVGTKESMDQALRSARPGGRVGYVGVPNGGPELPIRQMFGRNVGVAGGVAPVRGYIEELLPDVRSGAIRPGLVFDLELPLAEAAEAYAAMDERRATKVLLRP; encoded by the coding sequence ATGCTTGCCACCGTCATCCACGCTCCGCGCGACATCCGCGTCGAAGAGGTCCCCGATCCTTCCCTCTCCACCGGCGCCGACGCCATCGTCCGCGTCGTCGCCGCCTGCGTGTGCGGTTCGGACCTCTGGCCCTACCGCGGCGTCACCCCGACCGACGAGCCCCACCGCATCGGCCATGAGTTCGTGGGGGTCGTGGAGGAGGTCGGCCCCGAGGTCCGCGCGGTGAAGCCGGGCGACTTCGTCATCGCGCCGTTCTACGTGTGCGACGGGACGTGCGCCAACTGCCGCAACGGTGTGAGCACGTCGTGCCTCGCCGGCGGCTGGTGGGGGAGCGACGACCGGTTCGGCGGCTTCGCCGACGGCGGGCAGGGCGAGCGCGTGCGCGTGCCGCTCGCCGACGGCACCCTCGCCGTCGTACCGGGTCCGGTGGCCGACGAGGAGATTCCCGGGCTGCTGACTCTGAGCGACGTCATGGGCACGGGCCACCATGCCGCCGTGTCCGCGGGCGTCGGCGCCGGCGATACGGTGGCCGTCGTCGGGGACGGCGCGGTCGGCCTCTGCGCGATCATCGCGGCGAAGCGGCTCGGAGCCACGACGATCATCGCCATGTCGCGGCATCCGCAGCGCCAGGCACTTGCGCGCGAGTTCGGCGCCACCGACATCGTCGAAGAGCGAGGGGATGCCGGGGTCGCGCGCATCCGCGAGCTCACCGGTGGAATCGGCGCCGATCGCGTGCTCGAGTGCGTGGGCACCAAGGAGTCGATGGACCAGGCGCTGCGCTCGGCCCGGCCCGGCGGCCGCGTCGGCTACGTCGGCGTCCCGAACGGCGGTCCCGAGCTGCCGATCCGCCAGATGTTCGGCCGGAACGTCGGCGTCGCCGGGGGGGTGGCGCCGGTGCGCGGCTACATCGAGGAGCTCCTGCCCGACGTGCGGTCGGGGGCCATCCGCCCGGGTCTGGTCTTCGATCTGGAGCTGCCGCTCGCGGAAGCGGCCGAAGCCTACGCGGCGATGGACGAGCGTCGCGCGACGAAGGTGCTGCTTCGCCCGTAG
- the rpsA gene encoding 30S ribosomal protein S1, producing the protein MTTATTAPATKQVAINDIGSAEDFLAAVELTLKFFNDGDLIEGTVVKIDRDEVLLDVGYKTEGVIPSRELSIKHDVDPNEVVKVGDAVEALVLQKEDKEGRLILSKKRAQYERAWGDVEKIKENDGVVTGSVIEVVKGGLIVDIGLRGFLPASLIELRRVRDLTPYLGQEIEAKILELDKNRNNVVLSRRALLEQTQSESRTTFLNNLHKGQVRKGVVSSIVNFGAFVDLGGVDGLVHVSELSWKHIEHASEVVEVGQEVTVEILEVDLDRERVSLSLKATQEDPWQVFARTHAIGQVAPGKVTKLVPFGAFVRVADGIEGLVHISELSGKHVELAEQVVSVGEEVFVKIIDIDLERRRISLSLKQANESVDPNGTEFDPALYGMVTEYDENGEYKYPEGFDPETNAWLEGFDAQREKWEQEYAAAQGRWEAHKAAVAKALEAEANAPVETGSSSFSSESASSGTLADDEALAALREKLSGR; encoded by the coding sequence ATGACTACCGCAACGACCGCCCCGGCCACCAAGCAGGTCGCCATCAACGACATCGGATCTGCTGAGGACTTCCTGGCCGCGGTCGAATTGACCCTCAAGTTCTTCAACGACGGCGACCTCATCGAAGGAACCGTCGTGAAGATCGACCGCGACGAGGTCCTCCTCGACGTCGGCTACAAGACCGAGGGTGTCATCCCCTCGCGCGAGCTCTCCATCAAGCACGACGTCGACCCCAACGAGGTCGTCAAGGTCGGCGACGCCGTCGAGGCGCTCGTTCTCCAGAAGGAGGACAAGGAAGGCCGCCTCATCCTGTCGAAGAAGCGCGCTCAGTACGAGCGCGCCTGGGGTGACGTCGAGAAGATCAAGGAGAACGACGGTGTCGTGACCGGTTCGGTCATCGAGGTCGTCAAGGGTGGTCTCATCGTCGACATCGGCCTCCGCGGCTTCCTCCCCGCGTCGCTCATCGAGCTGCGCCGCGTCCGCGACCTCACGCCGTACCTCGGCCAGGAGATCGAGGCGAAGATCCTCGAGCTCGACAAGAACCGCAACAACGTCGTGCTCTCGCGCCGCGCTCTGCTCGAGCAGACGCAGTCCGAGTCGCGCACCACGTTCCTGAACAACCTGCACAAGGGTCAGGTCCGCAAGGGCGTCGTCTCGTCGATCGTCAACTTCGGTGCGTTCGTCGATCTGGGCGGCGTGGACGGCCTCGTGCACGTCTCCGAGCTCTCGTGGAAGCACATCGAGCACGCCTCCGAGGTCGTCGAGGTCGGCCAGGAGGTCACCGTCGAGATCCTCGAGGTCGACCTGGACCGCGAGCGCGTGTCGCTCTCGCTCAAGGCGACCCAGGAGGACCCGTGGCAGGTCTTCGCCCGCACGCACGCGATCGGTCAGGTCGCGCCGGGCAAGGTCACCAAGCTGGTCCCGTTCGGTGCGTTCGTGCGCGTCGCAGACGGCATCGAGGGCCTCGTGCACATCTCGGAGCTGTCGGGCAAGCACGTCGAGCTCGCCGAGCAGGTCGTGTCGGTCGGCGAAGAGGTCTTCGTCAAGATCATCGACATCGACCTCGAGCGTCGCCGCATCTCGCTCTCGCTCAAGCAGGCGAACGAGTCGGTCGACCCCAACGGCACCGAGTTCGACCCCGCCCTCTACGGCATGGTCACGGAGTACGACGAGAACGGCGAGTACAAGTACCCCGAGGGCTTCGACCCCGAGACCAACGCCTGGCTCGAGGGCTTCGACGCCCAGCGCGAGAAGTGGGAGCAGGAGTACGCCGCTGCCCAGGGTCGCTGGGAGGCTCACAAGGCTGCTGTCGCCAAGGCCCTCGAGGCCGAGGCGAACGCGCCCGTCGAGACCGGCTCCTCGAGCTTCTCCTCGGAGAGCGCCTCGAGCGGCACGCTGGCCGACGACGAGGCTCTCGCCGCACTGCGCGAGAAGCTGTCGGGCCGCTGA
- a CDS encoding GIY-YIG nuclease family protein, whose protein sequence is MPDQCLVRSGCRGSVSPESPVSLCDWHLAAASEWEQSRHGVTDVLPSPCGLCGSPLGVRYPSGWLCAVCEWRHGELVDHELPPPRVDVVYYLRFDDRIKIGTTGNPRQRLSAIWHHELLAFERGDRTRERRRHTEFAEDRFTGTEWFRRSPALLAHIDVLAAGVDDPWALHARWTSEAIARGA, encoded by the coding sequence GTGCCCGATCAATGCCTCGTGAGGAGCGGATGCCGCGGCTCCGTCTCGCCGGAGTCGCCGGTGTCGCTGTGCGACTGGCACCTGGCGGCGGCATCCGAATGGGAGCAGTCCCGCCACGGAGTCACCGACGTCCTGCCGTCGCCGTGCGGTCTGTGCGGGTCGCCACTGGGCGTGCGGTACCCGTCCGGGTGGCTCTGCGCCGTGTGCGAATGGCGCCACGGCGAACTCGTCGACCATGAGCTTCCGCCGCCCCGAGTCGACGTCGTGTACTACCTCCGCTTCGACGATCGGATCAAGATCGGCACGACGGGCAACCCCCGGCAGCGGCTGTCCGCGATCTGGCACCACGAGCTGCTCGCCTTCGAACGCGGGGACCGCACGCGCGAGCGCCGTCGCCACACGGAGTTCGCGGAAGATCGCTTCACCGGCACGGAGTGGTTCCGCCGGTCTCCGGCGCTGCTCGCGCACATCGACGTGCTCGCCGCGGGCGTCGATGATCCATGGGCCCTCCACGCGCGCTGGACCAGCGAGGCGATCGCCCGAGGCGCGTGA
- a CDS encoding ATP-binding protein, which produces MTWLRDDVADRTRARTATLNQLLLASVVFALGALVAIGSFPGDPVLFFGGVVIVIVLTGATLVVPWNRLSYGWVALVPAIDVIAITLMQLAAPGTAMGLLWIFPTTWLAAGFGLLGLFAVIVSIAVIITVLTLVSAQQVTYLTFLLPLVLFAVAATSHLTARRSDAQRMLLAKQAQLLRRVLQTSRRQEQVVTEVLDAVDFGVVRIDGDGQVAVTNEAHGRLQQAMGVQDGEAPAFRDDGVTRLPHDELPVERALRGEAFEAEIVWFGEEPAPRKALSITARRLIDPDGDDGGAVVISRDVTSELEALRARDELVASVSHELRTPLTSILGYLDLAIEDPDIPDHVRANLDIAERNAERLLRIVADILAASSSSSSSIEATMTAQALDVRDIVRASGEALLPRAASRAVTIDTTGLEEARVWADPMRLRQVVDNLVSNAIAYNKDGGTVFLGTTTDGTSTWILVRDTGIGISEADRSRLFQRFYKAGAERRSGTGLGLAITRDIVRAHGGEIGLHSAPGVGSTFIVKLPATAPGGITS; this is translated from the coding sequence ATGACCTGGCTGCGAGACGACGTCGCCGATCGCACACGCGCGCGCACGGCGACGCTGAACCAGCTGCTGCTCGCCTCGGTCGTCTTCGCACTGGGTGCACTCGTCGCGATCGGCTCGTTCCCCGGAGACCCGGTCCTGTTCTTCGGCGGCGTCGTGATCGTCATCGTGCTGACCGGAGCGACGCTGGTCGTCCCGTGGAACCGGCTCTCCTACGGATGGGTCGCGCTCGTTCCCGCGATCGACGTCATCGCCATCACCCTCATGCAGCTCGCGGCGCCCGGAACGGCGATGGGCCTGCTGTGGATCTTCCCCACGACATGGCTGGCGGCCGGGTTCGGTCTGCTCGGCCTCTTCGCCGTCATCGTGTCCATCGCCGTCATCATCACGGTCCTCACCCTCGTCAGCGCGCAGCAGGTCACCTACCTCACCTTCCTACTGCCGCTGGTGCTGTTCGCCGTAGCGGCGACGAGCCATCTCACCGCGCGACGCTCCGACGCGCAGCGCATGCTGCTGGCGAAGCAGGCGCAGCTGCTGCGGCGCGTGCTCCAGACGTCGCGGCGACAGGAGCAGGTCGTCACCGAGGTGCTCGACGCCGTCGATTTCGGCGTCGTGCGCATCGACGGCGACGGCCAGGTGGCCGTCACCAACGAGGCGCACGGGCGGCTGCAGCAGGCCATGGGCGTCCAGGACGGCGAGGCCCCCGCGTTCCGCGACGACGGAGTGACCCGCCTCCCTCACGACGAGCTTCCGGTCGAACGCGCGCTGCGCGGCGAGGCGTTCGAGGCCGAGATCGTATGGTTCGGCGAGGAGCCCGCACCCCGCAAGGCACTGAGCATCACCGCACGCCGATTGATCGACCCCGATGGCGACGACGGCGGAGCGGTGGTCATCTCGCGCGATGTGACGAGCGAGCTCGAGGCGCTGCGCGCGCGCGACGAGCTCGTCGCGTCGGTGTCGCACGAGCTCCGCACGCCGCTGACGTCCATCCTGGGATATCTCGACCTCGCGATCGAGGATCCGGACATCCCCGACCACGTGCGCGCGAATCTCGACATCGCCGAACGCAACGCCGAGCGACTGCTGCGCATCGTCGCCGACATCCTCGCGGCCTCCAGCTCGTCGTCGTCGTCGATCGAGGCGACGATGACCGCGCAGGCGCTGGACGTGCGCGACATCGTCCGGGCATCGGGCGAGGCGCTGCTGCCTCGTGCCGCATCCCGCGCGGTCACGATCGACACCACCGGTCTCGAGGAGGCGCGAGTGTGGGCCGATCCGATGCGTCTGCGCCAGGTCGTCGACAACCTCGTCTCGAACGCGATCGCGTACAACAAGGACGGCGGCACGGTCTTCCTCGGCACGACGACCGACGGCACCTCGACCTGGATCCTGGTGCGCGATACCGGAATCGGCATCAGCGAAGCGGACCGCTCGCGACTCTTCCAACGCTTCTACAAGGCCGGCGCCGAACGACGCTCGGGTACCGGTCTCGGCCTGGCGATCACGCGCGACATCGTTCGTGCGCACGGCGGTGAGATCGGTCTTCACAGCGCGCCCGGCGTCGGGTCGACCTTCATCGTCAAGCTCCCTGCAACGGCCCCGGGAGGGATCACATCATGA
- a CDS encoding response regulator transcription factor — MEEARVAVVIEDEEDIRSLLTAVLAQAGFEVHGAPDGYAGLELVREHQPLVTTLDVNMPGIDGFETAKRIRALSTTYIVMLSARTEEIDALQGLEAGADDYVAKPFRPRELRARIDAMLRRPRHHIAAAASGDAGESSGDWLEHQGLRLNVETRIVTVDGEDLELTRSEFDILADLLAAGRRVRGKSDLALMLRGEQFTGIEFVSDSDARAIEVHVANLRRKLGESPTNPRWIETVRGVGYRLTAP; from the coding sequence GTGGAAGAAGCTCGCGTTGCGGTCGTGATCGAGGACGAAGAAGACATTCGCTCCCTCCTCACGGCAGTCCTGGCGCAGGCGGGATTCGAGGTCCACGGCGCCCCGGACGGATATGCCGGACTCGAGCTCGTGCGTGAGCATCAGCCCCTCGTGACCACCCTCGACGTGAACATGCCCGGCATCGATGGATTCGAGACGGCCAAGCGCATCCGCGCGCTCAGCACCACGTACATCGTCATGCTCAGCGCCCGCACCGAGGAGATCGATGCCCTGCAGGGGCTCGAAGCCGGTGCCGACGACTATGTCGCCAAGCCGTTCCGACCTCGCGAGCTGCGCGCACGCATCGACGCGATGCTGCGCCGGCCGCGGCACCACATCGCCGCAGCCGCGTCCGGGGACGCGGGCGAATCCAGCGGCGACTGGCTCGAGCACCAGGGCCTCAGACTGAACGTCGAGACGCGGATCGTGACCGTCGACGGTGAGGATCTCGAACTCACTCGCAGCGAGTTCGACATCCTCGCCGACCTTCTCGCGGCCGGTCGTCGGGTCCGCGGAAAGTCGGACCTCGCGCTCATGCTTCGGGGCGAGCAGTTCACCGGCATCGAGTTCGTCAGCGACAGCGACGCCCGCGCGATCGAGGTGCACGTCGCCAACTTGCGCCGCAAGCTCGGCGAGTCCCCCACGAATCCGCGCTGGATCGAGACCGTCCGCGGCGTGGGCTATCGCCTGACCGCCCCCTGA
- the coaE gene encoding dephospho-CoA kinase, with product MPLVALTGGIASGKSTIARRLAEHGAVVVDADQIVRDVQQPGSPVLADLADAFGADVVRDDGSLDRAALGSRAFGDADAVSRLNAIVHPAVRRESARRFAEAFAADPDAVVVYDVPLLVEARVEDPWELVVVAHAPADVRHRRLVDLRGMSEEDAAARLASQVSDDARLAVADVVIDTAGSLRDTLRQVDQLWASLPEHLAARP from the coding sequence ATGCCTCTCGTCGCACTCACCGGCGGAATCGCCTCCGGGAAGTCCACGATCGCCCGACGACTCGCGGAGCACGGCGCCGTGGTGGTGGACGCCGACCAGATCGTCCGCGACGTGCAGCAGCCCGGATCGCCCGTGCTGGCCGACCTCGCCGACGCGTTCGGAGCCGACGTCGTCCGCGATGACGGCTCGCTCGATCGCGCGGCTCTCGGCTCCCGGGCCTTCGGCGACGCCGACGCGGTCTCACGGCTGAACGCCATCGTGCATCCGGCCGTGCGACGGGAGTCCGCTCGCCGGTTCGCCGAGGCGTTCGCCGCGGACCCCGACGCCGTCGTCGTCTACGACGTGCCGCTGCTCGTCGAGGCGAGGGTCGAGGATCCGTGGGAGCTCGTCGTCGTGGCGCACGCGCCGGCCGACGTGCGTCATCGCCGCCTCGTCGACCTGCGGGGGATGAGCGAGGAGGATGCCGCCGCCAGGCTCGCTTCGCAGGTGTCCGACGACGCGCGCCTGGCCGTCGCCGATGTCGTGATCGACACCGCAGGATCGCTCCGAGACACCCTGCGGCAGGTCGACCAGCTGTGGGCCTCCCTGCCGGAGCACCTCGCCGCACGGCCCTAG